The Verrucomicrobiaceae bacterium genome has a window encoding:
- a CDS encoding exosortase/archaeosortase family protein, producing MPSDSSSPAPAIPSPSPSQSARVEKATGSEKIWQIALGVLAAVMVVLYLVQPYQHWEFGFRMSVLRGWLAWVTKYSDWQFCLVVPVITGWLVWLRRAELRRLPWCGNWLGLLPLLAGLFVYWVGYKADTGYPGFLSIQLVLAGMILTVLGLEWMRKLFFAWLFLFFAWPMQPLEDSVASPLRPHTAAMTGRLLSMVGMPSVSEGSALQSAPDKAAGLELGDRFSLDIDAKCSGINSLFALMMIAALLGYLALKSPRSRLILFVCAVPLAVLGNIARLVMLAFGSVWLGSDVAVGKRIGDHQEMSLFHTCAGFAVFGVALVGMFTLCWLLEGREMKVNLKRLQKTAAAPILGHVGALGARRQILLHTGVVVAFALLTLGVCQMTDTRYLVANAGVRVELPLEIGTYQGRELEVMALEKKLLDEGVKLARTAYMNVQGRQIIASVILSGMIKRSLHRPEVCLPGQGWTIAESRPTQISLKDGSSFDATMLRIFVDKMGEDGRRKRMRGVNIYWYVGSDDTTCASHYEHVFVTYRDAIFRNVNHRWAMVSIFIPIPEESGDEFVHPESMFAEFNAIEDAREFAGQFFPAIREPQH from the coding sequence ATGCCGTCTGATTCGTCCAGCCCCGCTCCAGCGATTCCTTCCCCTTCTCCATCTCAATCGGCGAGGGTAGAGAAGGCTACGGGCAGTGAGAAAATCTGGCAAATCGCACTCGGTGTGCTGGCTGCGGTGATGGTGGTGCTCTATCTGGTGCAGCCGTATCAGCATTGGGAGTTCGGTTTTCGGATGAGTGTGCTGCGTGGCTGGCTGGCGTGGGTCACGAAGTATTCCGACTGGCAGTTTTGCCTAGTGGTGCCGGTGATCACAGGGTGGCTAGTATGGCTGCGCCGGGCAGAGCTACGGAGACTTCCGTGGTGTGGGAACTGGCTGGGCCTACTGCCGCTGCTAGCGGGGCTGTTTGTCTATTGGGTGGGCTATAAGGCGGACACGGGCTATCCGGGCTTCCTTTCCATCCAACTGGTGCTGGCAGGGATGATCCTGACAGTGCTGGGCCTTGAGTGGATGCGTAAGCTGTTCTTTGCGTGGCTGTTTTTGTTCTTTGCGTGGCCGATGCAGCCGCTGGAGGACAGCGTGGCCTCCCCACTGCGCCCGCACACGGCGGCGATGACCGGGCGACTACTTTCAATGGTGGGGATGCCATCCGTGAGTGAGGGCTCTGCTCTGCAATCTGCGCCGGATAAGGCGGCGGGGCTGGAACTGGGGGATCGCTTTAGCCTCGACATCGACGCCAAGTGCAGCGGCATCAACTCGCTCTTTGCGCTGATGATGATCGCGGCTCTACTGGGCTATCTGGCGCTGAAAAGCCCTCGCTCGCGATTGATTCTCTTTGTTTGTGCAGTGCCGCTGGCGGTGCTGGGGAATATCGCCCGGCTGGTGATGCTGGCGTTTGGCAGTGTGTGGCTAGGATCGGATGTCGCGGTGGGGAAACGCATCGGCGATCACCAGGAGATGTCGCTTTTTCATACCTGCGCGGGCTTCGCTGTCTTTGGCGTGGCTTTGGTTGGCATGTTCACCCTCTGCTGGCTGCTGGAGGGGCGAGAAATGAAAGTGAATCTGAAAAGGCTCCAAAAAACTGCCGCAGCGCCCATTTTGGGCCATGTAGGTGCTTTGGGAGCAAGGCGACAAATCTTGCTACATACGGGAGTAGTGGTGGCATTTGCGCTGCTGACTCTGGGAGTCTGCCAAATGACGGATACCCGCTATCTGGTCGCAAATGCCGGGGTGCGTGTGGAGTTGCCACTGGAGATCGGGACTTACCAGGGCCGCGAGCTTGAAGTCATGGCACTTGAGAAGAAACTACTCGATGAAGGCGTAAAACTAGCCCGCACTGCCTACATGAATGTCCAAGGCCGCCAGATCATCGCCTCAGTGATCCTCAGCGGCATGATAAAACGTAGCCTGCATCGCCCAGAAGTCTGTCTGCCAGGCCAGGGCTGGACGATCGCGGAATCACGCCCCACGCAGATTTCACTCAAAGATGGATCGAGCTTCGATGCGACGATGCTACGCATTTTCGTGGACAAGATGGGCGAGGACGGACGCCGCAAACGCATGCGTGGGGTGAACATCTATTGGTATGTCGGCTCGGATGACACGACCTGCGCCTCGCACTACGAGCATGTCTTCGTCACCTACAGGGATGCGATCTTTCGCAATGTGAACCACCGCTGGGCGATGGTATCGATTTTCATCCCGATCCCAGAGGAGTCAGGGGATGAGTTCGTCCATCCAGAGAGCATGTTCGCGGAGTTCAATGCCATCGAGGATGCGCGTGAATTCGCAGGGCAGTTCTTTCCCGCGATCCGAGAGCCTCAGCACTGA